In a single window of the Coffea eugenioides isolate CCC68of unplaced genomic scaffold, Ceug_1.0 ScVebR1_3251;HRSCAF=4431, whole genome shotgun sequence genome:
- the LOC113757695 gene encoding F-box protein CPR1-like — protein sequence MDLPEHLLIEILLRLTVKSLILLKCVCKSWCALIESPKFIAIHLSRAKNTKRLLLKNVPCDIDETPPTFLSIHSSLESIRNFPQPDLRHLPFLDHGYFADFVCHCNGLLYVNDVNEKYLFNPATRQVKLLPPPPCNSRREGFLCSEVYDGLGYDPNTNDYKVVILAEYASIMIKNHILFKADLYSLSTDSWREVDAKFPTLAHPRFCMLFDGRMHWSGFHRAARERAVLFSFNMSSEVVEEIGIPDALLVNELVPPRLDVLRESLTLISTWFSGPGEDRIDIWMMNEYGVKESWTKIFSVGPGLGNPFIKVVWNDELLIDSNFGQQLILCPLTAGHQVQKFDVFGGQETFLKIVIYKESLVSVKKTSDHPVCS from the coding sequence ATGGATTTACCTGAACACTTGTTGATAGAAATTCTACTGCGGTTGACAGTGAAATCATTGATCCTATTGAAGTGCGTCTGCAAATCGTGGTGTGCTTTGATCGAAAGCCCCAAGTTCATAGCTATTCATCTTAGCCGCGCCAAAAATACCAAACGTCTTCTACTCAAGAATGTGCCTTGTGACATAGATGAAACGCCCCCTACTTTCCTGTCTATCCATTCTAGTCTGGAATCTATCCGCAATTTCCCCCAGCCTGATCTACGACACTTGCCATTTTTAGATCATGGCTATTTTGCCGACTTCGTATGCCATTGCAACGGTCTGCTTTACGTCAACGATGTGAATGAAAAGTACTTATTTAACCCAGCAACGCGGCAAGTCAAGCTTCTTCCTCCTCCGCCCTGCAACTCACGCCGAGAAGGCTTTCTATGTTCTGAAGTTTATGATGGATTAGGTTACGATCCTAATACCAACGACTATAAAGTTGTTATCTTGGCCGAGTACGCTTCTATTATGATTAAAAATCATATACTATTTAAAGCTGATCTATATAGCCTGAGTACTGATTCCTGGAGAGAGGTTGATGCCAAGTTTCCAACTTTGGCGCATCCCCGCTTCTGCATGTTATTTGATGGACGAATGCACTGGAGCGGATTCCATCGGGCAGCAAGGGAAAGGGCAGTGCTCTTTTCTTTCAACATGAGCAGTGAAGTAGTGGAAGAGATAGGAATACCTGATGCTTTGTTGGTGAATGAACTTGTTCCTCCTCGTCTTGATGTCCTCAGAGAATCCCTCACATTAATCTCAACTTGGTTTTCGGGACCCGGGGAAGATCGCATTGATATATGGATGATGAATGAATATGGTGTTAAGGAGTCttggacaaaaatattttcagttggACCTGGTTTGGGGAACCCTTTCATTAAGGTTGTTTGGAATGATGAGCTCCTCATAGATAGCAATTTCGGACAACAATTGATTTTATGTCCCCTTACTGCAGGCCATCAAGTACAGAAGTTTGATGTTTTTGGCGGGCAAGAAACGTTTCTGAAAATTGTGATTTACAAGGAAAGTTTGGTTTCAGTCAAGAAAACAAGTGATCATCCTGTATGCAGTTGA
- the LOC113757701 gene encoding zinc finger protein ZAT11-like translates to MGMNMMNVGTKRAREPDQFDSITTMANCLMLLSRAGEFEALNIFHHNNSSDNSHNPSRVFECKTCNRQFPSFQALGGHRASHKKPKLGADLSLQSQVQTSPPKPKTHECSICGQEFAVGQALGGHMRRHRAAMNEEIGYHQSPVSSLSSGQQHQSPVSSLSSGQHEPVVQKSNTSSGRVCCLDLNLTPLENDLEFRLGKVVAPPVDCFLQGC, encoded by the coding sequence ATGGGAATGAATATGATGAATGTAGGAACCAAAAGAGCCAGGGAACCGGATCAGTTCGACAGCATAACCACCATGGCGAATTGCTTGATGCTGTTGTCTCGAGCAGGAGAGTTTGAAGCATTAAACATCTTCCATCATAACAACAGCAGCGACAATAGCCACAACCCTAGTCGGGTTTTCGAGTGCAAGACTTGTAACAGGCAGTTTCCATCGTTTCAAGCGCTGGGAGGCCATAGGGCGAGTCATAAAAAGCCAAAGCTCGGAGCAGATCTAAGCTTGCAATCCCAGGTGCAGACGTCTCCGCCTAAGCCTAAAACGCACGAGTGCTCAATCTGCGGGCAGGAATTCGCGGTAGGTCAGGCGCTAGGCGGGCACATGAGGAGGCACAGAGCTGCAATGAATGAAGAAATCGGATACCATCAATCTCCTGTGTCATCACTTTCATCTGGCCAACAGCATCAGTCTCCTGTATCATCACTTTCATCCGGCCAGCATGAACCGGTTGTGCAGAAGTCAAATACTAGTAGCGGACGGGTTTGCTGTTTGGACTTGAACTTGACGCCGTTAGaaaatgatttggagtttcGGCTTGGCAAGGTTGTGGCTCCGCCTGTTGATTGCTTTTTGCAAGGTTGTTAA
- the LOC113757697 gene encoding WAT1-related protein At2g39510-like, with translation MGFLKHANPYLAMTFVQVGFAGSAIIAKSALNQGMSHYALSIYRNLFAAVAFAPFAVVLERKVRPRMTFSVLWKILLLGLLEPVIDQNLYYAAMKYTTATFTAAMTNMVPALTFLLAWILRLEQVNLRRIDGLVKIAGTAVTVGGAMIMTLVKGPTIGLPWTKADTGVHSSTVANPQDPIKGALMLAAGCFCWANFYILQAITLKSYPAGLSLTSMICMAGALQAIAVTLVAERGNSSIWSIHFDTILLCYVYCGLISSGVTYYVTGLILRAKGPVFVAAFNPLSMVIVAIMSSFILAEQLNFGRVFGAVIIMLGLYLVIWGKSKDKCLLSKSNNIDQIAPIDQQLPDKNLSTKSSIDEKSEANIAGDNAA, from the exons ATGGGGTTTTTAAAGCACGCAAATCCATATTTGGCGATGACATTTGTGCAGGTTGGCTTTGCAGGTTCGGCTATAATTGCCAAGTCTGCTCTAAACCAAGGTATGAGCCATTACGCACTTTCTATATACAGAAATCTCTTTGCGGCAGTTGCATTTGCTCCTTTTGCCGTTGTGTTAGAGAG GAAAGTCAGGCCAAGGATGACCTTTTCCGTTCTCTGGAAGATATTACTGCTGGGATTATTGGA GCCGGTCATAGACCAGAACTTGTACTACGCAGCCATGAAATATACAACAGCAACATTTACCGCTGCTATGACCAACATGGTTCCTGCCCTAACGTTTTTGTTGGCGTGGATTTTAAG GCTTGAACAGGTGAATCTCAGAAGAATCGACGGCCTGGTCAAAATTGCAGGGACTGCTGTCACGGTCGGCGGCGCGATGATTATGACCCTCGTTAAAGGACCCACCATTGGTTTGCCGTGGACCAAAGCCGACACCGGTGTTCACTCTTCAACTGTAGCAAATCCGCAGGATCCCATCAAAGGAGCTCTTATGCTCGCTGCAGGTTGCTTCTGTTGGGCCAATTTTTACATCCTTCAG GCCATCACATTGAAGTCATACCCAGCTGGACTCTCCCTCACGAGTATGATATGCATGGCAGGAGCACTTCAAGCCATTGCCGTAACCTTAGTTGCGGAAAGGGGCAATTCTAGTATCTGGTCGATACACTTTGACACCATCCTTTTGTGTTATGTTTACTGC GGACTAATCAGTTCCGGAGTTACTTATTATGTTACAGGATTAATACTGAGGGCAAAAGGGCCTGTTTTTGTCGCTGCCTTTAATCCTCTAAGCATGGTTATAGTGGCTATTATGAGTAGCTTTATCTTAGCTGAGCAGTTGAATTTCGGAAG GGTTTTTGGAGCCGTCATTATCATGCTTGGGCTGTACCTAGTGATATGGGGCAAGAGTAAGGACAAATGTCTTTTATCCAAATCCAACAATATTGATCAGATAGCGCCAATTGATCAACAATTACCTGACAAAAACCTGTCAACGAAATCTTCAATTGATGAGAAAAGTGAAGCAAATATTGCTGGAGATAATGCTGCCTAA